CGCGCGAATCTGCTGATAGATGGCGATTTTCTGGAAGCCCTGCCTGACTGTGTCTTCGGGAATCATCCGGTTCTTCTGGTCCGGCGTCATGCCGATATCGAAGAGCGGTAAATCTATTTCCAGTGCGTGGCGCACGGAATCCGTCGTGCATTCCCAATCCGCGGCCGCCGGCGGCGTGCGCCAGATCAGGCGGAATCCGTAGTTCATGCCGTTGGAGAAAGCGAAGTTCTCGTCGGGCACGCTCACGACATCCGCTGACGCGCAATTCTGCGCATACCGGCTCGTCACGATGCCCCAGTTTTCGCCCCACGGGTCACCGAACAACGCGTACAGGTGTTGGCCCACTTCGTTCGGCAGCCAGAAAAATAGCCTGCTTATCGTTCTCGTGCGTTCGATATCCGAATACAGCTGGCGATTGTTGGTCGCGAACTTTTGTAGTGTGTCCTTGATCGCCACCGCTTCGGGCGAGTTCTGCATCTGTTCGAGAACATCGCCGGAGCGACGTTGATTCACCTGCTCGTTCGCTTTCGAGAGAGCGGCGGAGTAGGCCTGCAACTGGTTGTGCATCTTGAGCGTGATCGGATCGCTCTCGATGATGCGATCCTGAATGTCTGCGGATATCTGCTTGATAACGAAGAGTTGGCACGACAATACCAGCGCCATAAGCGTGAGTAACGCCGCCGAGACCGAGTAGTTTCGAATGGCCCTGCGCGCACCTTTGCGTGCTTCAGCACCGACGGCATCGCCGACGACCGGCGCAATCGCTTCGGTCATATGGCTCATTGCGTCGTAGAACGGCACCTCGATCGACGGCGACCAGTCGAACTCCTTTTGCGCATCGCGCGCCGCGGCGAGCGCCTTGATATCGGGAGTCGCGAGTGCTTTTCCGGTGAGCCCCGCGTGCGATACGACATCTGCGCAAGATCTCAGGTCCTCGGCGACTTTCGCATTCGGATAAGGCGCGTGCGACACGATGTACGCCATCGCGTAGTAGAACGCAGCTTCCGTTTCCGGATCGACCTCGCCTGCGTCAAGTTTCGCGCGTGCCAGTTTGACCGCGCGGATCATCGATTCGCGAATACGCACGCCCGCGCGCGCCGCCAGCGAAATGCACATCTCGCAATGCACGATGTCGTGCCTGAGTTTCTCTTGCGGCGACTCGCCGCCGATTCCGTTTTCCGAAGACGCAGCACCCATAGAAGCCTCCCAAAACGAGGATTCGTCACTTAAACGCCTGTGAGCGCCGTTCGGGGGAAACGGCTCCTGCTGTGCAACGCCCGAGCTGAAACGTCGGCTGCCGTACGCACATTGTCGTTATTGTCGAATCCTACCGGTATCACTTAGTCGTACATATTCGTTCGATAAGATTAGATCGGTTTTTCGAACTTTCCATCGCGCAATTGGGAAACGTGCGGAATGGCGCGACGTGCGCTCTGTCTTGTCGTTTTCTCACTAGGCTTTGTGGACAACGTTCGGCGCGAGGCGGCTGCGGCTAAGCGGCGCCGCTTTGCCGAAATGGCCTGGAAGGCTTGTCCATCGCGGATGATTTACGGTTGAAAGTTGTCGATCCTGGAAGTTATTTCAGTAAAAAAACCGACGCCAAGGCCCCGTTTTTGCCTCGGAATCCAGTCAAAGCGGAAGCGATTTGGTTAATTTTCCGGAAGCCAATCGAGTTCCTTCACAATGCGGCGCGCGACGGGCACCGGCGTGACTAACGACTCGTATGAAAGGCTGACGGACATCGTCCGACGGCTTCATCGGCAAGCCGGAGGCGAAGGCGGCAACGCATCGGCCGCACGTTCACCGTGCGGCTGCATCGAGACGGCGGTTCGCTGAAACTGATTCAGGAACGGCTTGGGTTTTCAGGCCTGTCTGCCCTTAAGAACTTATCCAGGCAATCCACTCGTGAAGCACGAATCCTCGTGATTGTCGTTCCACTTGTTGGAAAGGCGTTGCGGCACGCCGGTGAACCCCGCGGCTCCATGGATCATCCGCCGGTCAAAGCCGTCGCCGGGGCGGCCGGCGCCACGATTTTGCCACTCAGCGCCTTCAGCCCGAACGTCGCCACGAACGTCAGCGACGCGCACGCGACCATGAAATAGCCCGGCGCGGCGAGATCACCCGTGCGACTGATCAGCCATGTGCCGATCAGCGGCGCGGTGCCGCTAAAGAGGGTGAAGCTGAGATTGAATGCGAGCGCGACGCCGCTAAAGCGCACGCGCGTAGGAAACATATCCGCGATGATGCAGGCAAAGGTACCGTTGATCAGCGCCGCGCCCAATCCGCCGAGCAGCATCAGCGCGATCAGATCCATCCGGTGACTGACTGCCGCGTGATAGAACGGCATCGCCAGCATGATCAGCAGCAGTGCGCCTGCGCGCATCAGATGGCGGCGCGACATGCCGTCGCCGATCCGCCCGACGATCAGAATGCCGATCGACGCAGTCGCCAGCGCCACGTTCTGGCCGAGGGCGACCTGGTGCGGATCGTAGTGCAGCACCTTGTCCAGATACGCGGGCATGTGCGCAAACAGCAGGCCGTTATAGCCGGCCGTCGCGCACGTCGTCAGAATGCCCAGCAGCACGGGCCGCCAGTGTTCGCGCATCAGTTCGGCAAACGGGTGCTTCGAGGCGAACTGCTTCATATGCGCGAATTCCGGCGTTTCTTCGAGCTTGCGGCGCAGCCAGAAACCGAGCAGCCCGATCACGCCGCCGAAGATGAACGCGAAGCGCCAGCCGTATGCCGCGACGTCGTCCGGCGTCAGGACAGCATGCACGCCCAGGTTGACGGCCGCCGCGAGCAACACGCCAGAGTTGACGCAGAAGAACACGATCCCGCAGACGAAGCCCGCGCGCCGCGGCACGGTTTCGACCACGTAGGTAATCGACCCCGGCAGTTCGCCGCCGAGGCAGAATCCCTGCACGAGCCGCAGCAGGATCATCGTGAAGGTCGCGGCGATGCCCCAGCTCGCGTAGGTCGGCACCAGCCCCATGCCGATGGTCGACAGCGACACGATGATCACCGAGACGATGAACACGCGCCGCCGCCCGAAGCGGTCGCCGAACCAGCTGAGCACCGCGCCGCCGATGGGCCGCGATAGGTAGCCGATCGCGAACACCGCGAAAGACAGCAGCAGCGCCATCATCGGATCGAGCATCGAAAAGAACGCGCGGCCGATGAATTGCGCGAACACACCATAGACGACGAAGTCGTAGAACTCCAGCGCGCCGCCGAGACTCGCGAGAATGATGAGCCGCCACTGACCCGCCGTCAGGCGGTTGAACGAGGCACTGCGTACGTTGACCGCTTCGAGGTTCTGCATCGTGTCTCCTGATGCATGGCTTATCTGTAGATCCGGCGCGTCTGCCATGCAGCGACGACCGGTGTTCGCTAGAGACCGGAAACCCGCTATGTCATTCGGGCGTGGCCGTTTGCAATTCGACCGTCACGATCTGCGAGATATCGGCGTCGCCGAGACCTTGCTCGACCGCCTGCGTCAGCCAGCGCCGCACCAACGCTGCGACCGGCAGCGCCGTATCGCTCTCGCGCGCCAGCGACTCGACGGCATCGAGGTCTTTCAGCATCGTGCGGATCGTGCCGGAGGCCTGTGCCGGAGGCGCGATCATGCGCGGCATCAAAGTCTGCAGCAGCACCGAATCGGCCCAGCCGCCGGCGAGCGCGGCGGGAATCCGCGCCGTGTCGATGCCGGCATGGCGGGCGAGCCGGGTCGCTTCGGCGAGCGCCGCGATGGTCGTCATCACGATGGTCTGATTCGCCAGCTTCGTGGCTTGTCCCGCGCCGCTGCCGCCCATGCGCGTGACGCGCGCGGCGAAACCACGAAGGATCGGCGTTAATGTCTCGATCAGCGCGGCGTCGCCGCCCGCCATGATCGCCAGCGTGCCTGCCGCCGCGCCGGACGTGCCTCCCGACACCGGCGCGTCGATCCAGTCGCCGCCGGTCTGTTCGTGCCAGCGCCGGGCGAAGGCGCGGGTTTGCGACGGCGCGAGCGTCGAATGATCGACCAGCGTGGCGCCGCGATGCGCGCGGCTCGCGAGCCCGTCGACGCCGAACGCCACCGCCTCGACCGCCGCCGCGTCCGCGAGACACAGCATCACGATGTCGGCGCCGGCCGCGACCTGAGCCGGCGACTCGCATGCCACGCAATTCGTCGCCGACGCCTGCAATGCCGCAGCCTTTTCGTTCGAACGATTCCACACTCGCAGCGCATGGCCCGCGTCGGCGAGACGCTGCGCCATCGGCCAGCCCATCTTGCCGAGCCCGCAAAAACCGAGGCGGGCGCTCGTCATGCGGCGGCTCCGTCGTCGCCGGGTGTGGGTTCGTCGTACGGCCATTCGACGTTGCCCGAATGCGTCACCGCGCCGAGATGCGCGGGCCGCACCAACGCTTCGTATTTTTCGAGCACCCCCGCGAGCCGGCGCGGCGCGCGCGCGGGCGCGTCGGCGCGGCGGCGGGCGAGTTCGTCGTCGGACAGGTCGACGCGCAGAATGCCTGCGCGCGCGTCGATATGCACACGGTCGCCGTTGCGCAACAGGCCGATCGGGCCACCCGCCGCCGCTTCCGGGCCGACGTAGCCGATGCACATGCCACGTGTCGCGCCCGAAAACCGACCGTCGGTCAACAACGCCACTTTCTCGCCCATGCCCTGACCGTAGATCGCTGCCGTCACGCTCAGCATTTCGCGCATACCGGGACCGCCTTTCGGCCCTTCGTTACGGATCACGAGCACGTCGTCTTCGCGGTAATCGCGCGCCGCGACCACCGCCATGCAGTCTTCTTCACATTCGAATACACGCACCGCGCCCGTGAACGAAAGCGATTTGAGCCCGGCGATTTTCAGACATGCGCCGTGCGGCGCGAGGTTGCCGCGCAGGATTACGAGTCCGCCGTTTTCGCCGAGGGGGTCGTCGCACGGACGCACGACGGTGCCGTCCGGTCCGCTGAACGCGCTCAATGCTTCGGCGAGCGTGCCGCCACCGAGCGCGGGCACGTCGCCATGCAGGAAGCCGCCTGCCAGCAGCGCGTTCAACACGGCCGGCACGCCGCCCGCGTGATGCAGATCCTGCGCGAGATAGCGGCCGCCTGGTTGCAGATCGCCGATCAGCGGAATCTTTGCGAACACGCGTTGCACGTCGTCGAGCGTGAAGCGGATGCCGGCCTCGTTGGCGATGGCCGGAATGTGCAGCGCGGCATTGGTCGAACCGCCGGTTGCCGCCACCGCCGCGCAGGCGTTCTCGAGGCTTTCCATGGTGACGAGATCGCGCGGCAGGGGGCCGCCTTGCGTCAGGATACGCATGACTGTTTCGCCCGCGCGGCGCGCAATCGCGATCCGTTCGCTGTAGACGGCGGGCACCATCGCGGAGCCGAGCGGCGCGAGGCCAAGCGTTTCCGCGACCATCGCCATCGTATTCGCGGTGAACTGGCCGGGACACGACCCGGCCGTCGGCGTGCACTGCTTTTCGATGGCGTCCAGTTGCGCACGGCTCATGTCGCCGCGCTGCGTGGTGCCGACCGCTTCGATTGTCGTGAGAATCGTCGACTGGCGTTGCAGGCCGGTGCCGGCGCCGCCGGGCAACTGGCCCGGTGCGACACCCGGCAGCATCGCACCGCCGAACAGGAATACGCCGGGCACGTTGACGCGCACCATGCCCATCAGGATGCCGGGCAAGGTCTTGTCGCAACCGGCGACGCCGATCAGGGCGTCGTAGTTATGCGCGCGCACGAACAGTTCGACGCTGTCCGCAACCACTTCGCGCGACACGAGGCTCATCCTCATGCCGGAGTGATTCATCGACGTGCCGTCCGACACCGAGATCGCCGAGCCGCGGATCGGCACGCCACCGCCCGCTGCAATGCCGAGCCGCGCGTTGTCGGAGACCTGGTTCAGCGACATCGAACACGGCGTGTTCTCGCCGAACGTATCGACGATCGCGACGAACGGCTTTTGCATGGATTCGTCGTCGAGACCGGTAGCGCGCAGGAACGCGCGATGCGGCGCCCGCGTGACGCCGTCGGTCACCCTGCGCGAGCGATGTTTGTGCAGATTGGTCATGTGGAAAAGTCCGTTTTCTTTTGAAACTCGTGCAGTGCTGTGGCGATGGTTCGTTCAACTGCGCGCGCGTTGACCGCGGCTCAACCGGCGTTCAGCAGCAAGCCGTTTTCCGCAGCGATCACCTGGCCGGTCATGGCGGGCGCCTGCGTGGCGAGAAACCACGCCAGGTCCGCGATTTCGGCAGGCATCGACACCCGTTTGAGCGGCGCCTGTTCGGTCATTCTCTCTAGCACGCCGTCATAGGCTTGCGGGTCGAGCACGCGCAGCAACAGCCCGTCGTCGACCATGCCGGGCGCGATCGCGTTGACGCGGACATGCGGCGCGAGACTGCGCGCAAGCGAGAGCGTCAGCGTATTCACCGCGCCTTTCGACGCCGCATACGCGATCGACGACCCGGTGCCGTTCAGACCCGCCAGCGACGAAATGTTGACGACGCTCGTGCTGCGTTTCACCGTCGATAGACCGGCGGATTCGCGCAGCAACGGCACGGCTGCGCGGGTCATCTGATACAGCCCGATCAGGTTCACGCGATACACGCGCTCGAACTCGATAGCGTCGATTTCGTCGAAGGCGTTGTGCGGAATCACGCGGGTCGTGCCCGCGCAATTGATCAGCGCGTCGACACGTTGCCAGCGGCTCGCCACGGTATCCATCGCGCGGCGGCAGTGCGCATCGTTGCCGACATCCGCGTCGAATATCAGCGTGGACGCGCCGGCGTCGCGGCAGGCCGCTTCGACGGCCAGCGCTGCTTCGCGCGTGTTGTCGTCGAAGTTGCCTATCGCCACCGACCAGCCCGCTTGCGCGAAGCGCAGCGCGGTCGCCGCGCCGATACCCGAAGCCGATCCCGTCACCACGCAGACGGGGCTGCTCGATTGCGTCATATTCAAGTCCTCTGTGGAATGCTGGAATTAGGCGCGTTCGTCGAAACGGCAGAAGCGCGCTTGAGTGGCATGCGCAGCACGATCGCCGCGCCGATCAACAGCGCTGCGGCGATAGCCAGCATTCCCGGCAACAGCTTGCCGCCGCTCAGATCGGACAGCCGCCCGACGATGAACGGACTTACGAAACCGGCCAGATTGCCGGTGCAATTGATCACGGCGATCCCCGCCGCCGCGCCCGCGCCGCCGAGCAGCGCGGTCGGAATCCCCCAGAACACCGGCGCAATCGAATTGATGCCGATAGCGGCGACCACCAGCGCCGCGATCGACACCGCGACGTTCGACGCAAACAGCACCGACGCAAGCAAACCGAGCGCGCCGATCGCGCAGCAGACCGCGACATGCACGCGGCGTTCGTCGTGGCGGTCAGCGTGGCGCGCGATCAGCACCATCGCGACCACGCTGATCAACGAGGGCACCGCCGACAGCCAGCCGATGTTGCCCACGCTGGCAACGCCGCTTGCCTTGATGATGGTCGGCACCCAGAACGCGAGGCCGTAATTGCCCATTGCGATGCAGAAGTACAGCAGCCCGAGCAGCCACACGCGCTTGCTGGCAAATGCGCCGCGCGCCGAGGTTTCGGTGCGCGTGATCGCGTCGCGGGCGAGATCGGCGGCAAGGCGCGCTTTTTCGTCGGCGTTCAGCCAGCGCACGTTATCGATCCGGTCGTGCAATACGAAGAACGCCGCAATGCCGACCGCCAGCGAGCCGATCCCTTCGACCAGAAACAGCCAGCGCCATCCGGCAAGACCGTAGGTGCCCGCGAAATGGGCCATCAGCCAGCCCGACAACGGGCCGCCGATCGCGCCGGACACCGGAATCGCGGTCATGAACAGCGCAATGATCTGCGAGCGGCGGGTGGCCGGAAACCAGTTGGACAGATACAGCAAAATGCCCGGAAAAAAGCCGGCTTCGGCGACGCCGAGCAGAAAGCGCATCACATAGAACGATGTCGGACCGTTGACGAACATCGTCAGGCCCGACACCAGTGCCCACGTGACCATGATCCGCGCGATCCAGCGGCGCGCGCCGACGCGGTTGAGGATCAGGTTGCTCGGCACCTCAAAGAAGAAATAGCCGACGAAGAAAATGCCCGCTCCCGCGCCGTACACCGTTTCGCTCAGCGAGAGGTCGCTCAGCATTTGCAGCTTGGCGAAGCTGACGTTCACGCGGTCGATGTACGCCACCACGAACGCCAGAAACAGAAACGGCACGATCCGCCGCGTGAGTTTCGCGTAGAGCAGGGCGTTGTCGGGATCGGCCGCTGCGGGGCCCGGTTCGGGTCCGAAGGAAGGGACGCTCATGGTCTGTCTCCAGTGCGCGTGCTCGGCACGCGGTCTCATCGTTTATGTGGGGTCCTCGTTTTGCATGGACGGGACCGTTGCCCTCTGGCGGCAGTGTCGAAAGGGTAGTCGTGTTGCGGGTATTGCCGCAAATCACGATTTCGGAGAAAGTTATAACCATATCGTTATACCGAACCGTATTTTGGGGGAAACCCTTGTCATGCAAAACAGCGATCCGATAGAACGTTTTTTTCGCAGCGGGCTGAAGCTGCCGCATCTGCGTATCCTCGTAAGCCTTGCGGAGCTTGGCCAGGTCACGCGTGTCGCGGCGGCGTTTCATGTGACCCAGCCGGCCATCTCGAAGCAGATCGGGGAAATCGAGGAGGCGCTCGGCGTGCAAGTCGTGAACCGAGTCGGTAATGCGCTGGAGTTGACCGGGATCGGCCAGGTGATCGTGGCATGCGGGCGCGAAGTCTTGCGCCATATCGAACTCGCGCGCCGCGATGTCAGCGCGCTTGCGTCCGGCACCGGCGGCCATGTCCGGGTCGGCGCGGTGGTGACTATCCCCGAGCCGCTGGTCACTAACTCGGTGCAACTGTTCATGCGGCGCGCGCCGTCGGCGTCGCTTTCGTTCGCGGAAGCCACGCTCGACCGCTTGATCAAGATGCTGGACGACGGCGACCTCGACATCGCCCTTGGCCGCAACCGGATTGCGACCACGCAGAAGACCTTGCGTCAGGAAGTGGTTCATCGCGAGCCGTTTGTGTTCGTGGTCGGCGCGCATCACCCGTTGGGAGATCCCGGGCGTCAGGTGACGTGGGCTGATCTGGGCGCGGTTCGCTGGATCACCCCGATGCACGGGTCGCCGGCGTACGCAACACTGATCGAGACGCTTGCCGGGAACGAGATTGCAGTGGGCGGCGGCGCGGTCGAATCGAGCGCGTTGGCGTTGAATATCGCCTTGATACGCAGCGGCGATTTTGTTTCGATCTTGCCGATGTCAATAGCAAAGCCTCACGCGATGCGCGGCAGCATGCGGGTGCTCCCGTTGCCGCCGCTGGAGCCGCTGGGTGAAATCGTGGCTTATTGGCGGGCCGATTCGAGCTTGCCTGCTGCGAAATTGTTTAGCGCATGCCTGAGAGAGGTGGCAGGGGAGTTGATGAATGAGCCGGGTGGGACGGTGCGGCTAGAGTGAGTTCGGGGCGCGTGGCCGCGCATTTCACGTCATTGAGGCCGGCACCAGTTCACGCGCGTCCAACACGTGGCCGCATGATTCAGCCAGGCGCTCCACGCTGAGATCGATAAAGGCCCGGGCGCGCGAAGGCTGTGCTGGCCGGCCTCCGTAATAGAGGTAGACGCTCATGGGATCGGTAGCGCGCGCTGTGAGCAGCGGCACCAGGCGTCCCGCGCGAATCAGCGGCACGGCAGACAGCCCCGACAACAGGCCGATTACCTGGCCCGGGAGGACGGCCTCGGTACGAAGGAGCCTGAGTGCAGTTGCGCCATCGCAGGACACAGCAGCATGGCGGCCCTGGCAGCGCAGCAGGAAAGCGAGACTATCCGCGATAGGCTCATTGTCGTTAGGCTTCGACCGGATTCCAGGCCCCGAGGACATCGTACAGACACGGGATACGTAGGCGGGCCGCATGTGTCGCAATCCAACCCACAGCGCCGGACGTAAAGTTGGATCCGGCCCACCGGCCGCAGAGCGCATGTCTGTCTACGAATTCGCACTGGTCGCTATTGCGGCGAGTTGTGTCATCGGTTACTGCGGGGCCACCGTTTGGCACGCACTTTGCCTTAATTTTCACCGAGGAGTGACGACATCCTCAAAACGAACTTCGACATTCCTAACCGACTGACTTACTCTTGGAGAATTGAAATGAACACGCTGGTAGTCAAAGACCTCCCCGTAGCCGTTGAGATGGATCGTACTGCAATGACCGCGGTCAGCGGCGGCAGGTTGCCGCAGCAGGTGATGAACATCATTCAGGCCGTTTCCGACTATGCAAACGACTCCCCTGTCCAGCACAGTTTTACTGGCAGTGGGGCTTCCGTGACGTACTAACAGAAACGCGGCGATTTCGTCGCTCAAGGCCCCGCCGACGAGGGGCCTCTTTGAATTCGCTTCCCGTGACTCTATTTGCGCTGCCCCGATACCGGTCGTTCCGCCTCAACTCGACGGGTTGATTTGAGCGTGAGCACTCTTTCTGAGGGCATGACGACCGTTGTCTTGTTCACGATCGATGAGGCACCAGGTTTTCGGTTCCTCACCAAGCGTGCTCAACTTTTGTTTTCCCAGAACAACGGACTCCCACGCGGACCGCGGACGCGAAACATCATGACGACGGAGGTGCCGGCACCTTGTTGGCTTAAGCCGCCGTCGGTGTCCGATCTAACCGGATACCTTGTGGATCCGCCGGTGAGGACGTGGCGCCAGATGATCGAAGCGCGGCTTACTAGTGAGTCGCCCTCGCTTCAATCAAACTGTGGCTGGCCCTTTGACCACGACGCGGGGTCGCATTGAAATGTGCGACCACGACTCATCAGTCGAACTTGATGAGCTCGGGTCCGATCGCGGCCGCTGCGGATGCAAAACTTTCCGGGGCGCGAGTCGTTGCAACGGATACTTCGATGCCGCTTCGGGCAAACGCCCTGGCCAGGGCCTGGCCGATCTTGCCGAAGCCGATAATTGCGAAGCTCATATATTTTCCTTCGTTGTGCCACGCCCTACGGGCTCCGAATATCCAATGGAGTGACCGGCGGGCGTAGCGTGTCAGAGTTGCGCCAGGCCGCCGTCGACGGCGACTTCGCTGGCGGTCATGAAGCTGCTGTCCGGCGACGCGAGAAAGGCGGCCACCGCCGCGATCTCCGCCGGATCGGCCATGCGCTGGAGCGGAGTCATCGCGACGTAGACCAGCCCGATGCGGACAAGACCCAGCAGGGGGTCGCCAGTGAACGCCAGTGGCTGGTGAATGACCTCGGCGCGAAGCACGATCTGCTCAGGGGGAGCTTGTGCTGGGGCCACATGCCGCATCATCTTGTCGCGGAAGACCTCGCGAACGGAACACTTGTCGAACTCCAACGGCGCGCATGGCACATGCGCGCCCTCACGTTCATGATCTCGCAGCGGCGCGGGTACTCCTTTTCCGAAGGCGAGACGCGGCTGGTCGAGCTCCTTGGTAGTCGCCATCGCTTGCCAAAGGGTGCCAGCAAGCGCCCCGTCTCGCGCAAAGGAAAAAAAGCATGAAGGGCCGCCTCGCGTGAGCAACGGCCTGTACGGCCTGCCGTCCTCGACGGATGTCAGCAAAGTAGATAAACAGCAGTCTGCCTGCTCGAATCTTCAATGGATGCAATGGGTCGGTCCCAGTCTTTCACGTAGCGTACGCTCAGTGTGGGTCGACTCTTGCCGAATCACCTCGACTTCGGTGTTCTTAAAAAATCGACCGCCCGGTAAGCGTGGTCAACCGTTCAAGCGCCTCGACGCCCGCCAGTGAGTTGCCGTTCGCGTCGAGTCCGGGCGACCAGACGCAAACGGCCATTTCCTCCGGCAACACCGCGACGATGCCGCCGCCCACGCCGCTTTTCGCTGGCAAGCCGACGCGATACACAAAGTCACCGGCCGCGTCGTATGTGCCGCATGTCAGCATAAGAGCGGACAGGCGTTTGGCCGAACTCGCGTCGAGGATACGTTCGCCAGAGATCGGCGCGACGCCGCCGTTGGCGAGAAAGAGTGCCGCCTTCGCCAGTTCGATGCAGTTCATCGATATCGCGCATTGACGGCAATACGCGTCGATGACAGCCTCGGGCGGCATCTCCAGGTTGCCGAAGCTCGCCATGAAATGGGCCATCGCGCGATTGCGGTGTGCGTGCTGCAATTCGGACTGAGCCACGCGCATGTCATAGTCGATCGTCGATTCACCTGTCAGCCGCCGCATGAATTCGACGAGCGCTGTCTCTGCGTTGACGAAGCGGCGGCACAGCACATCGGTGACGACCAGTGCGCCTGCGTTGATGAACGGATTGCGCGGTTTGCCCTTCTCGGCTTCGAGTTGCACGAGCGAATTGAAGGCCGTACCCGACGGCTCACGGCCCACGCGCCGCCACAACGCATCGCCCAGCAGCCTGAATGCCATCGTGCACGCGAACAGCTTGGAGATGCTCTGAATCGAAAAGCGCGTGTCGGCCTGTCCTACGCGATACACGTCCCCCGCCGTCGTGACGACGGCCATGCCGAAGCTGTTGGCGGGCACATTCGCGAGTTCGGGAATGTAGTCCGCGGCGCGGCCCGCGGTGCGCCACGGTTCGATGTCGCGATGGATCTGTTCGAGGATCGCTTGATAGTTCTGGTCGGACATAGGTGGCTGCATCCAGGAGCCCTTGTGTATGGGTCGCGATGATACCGCAGCCAGCCAGCGTTCGGTGCGTTGCCCACAGTGTCGCGCACCTGTACGAAGAGGCCGGGGCCGGCGATGAGTCCTTCCGTCGACACGGTGCTGGCGCTCCGCGGAAAAGCTGATGTACGGTCCTCCGGCAAGGACCAGGAAGGCGAGCGCCACGTCGCCTTCGAGGGCTGGGATCGGCCAACTGCAGCCGTTCGTCTTCATGTTCAACGGGCCGTTCAAACGGCAGATGCGCATCAAGCAACGGACGTTCGTGGGATGGGAGTTTTTTTCTACTCACGCAATACGGTGAGCATGACGACGTGATTCAAAGCAACCGGTACGCCAGTCGCGCGGCCGCTCTCCCGGTGCGCCTGTCCTGATCGAGCGACGGGTTGTACTCCGCGATATCCGCCGCGCGCAGCTTGCCCGAAGCTCGCACGCGCAGCACCATCGCTTCGATCACCGATAGCGGTACGCCTAGCGCAGCGGGCGCCGATACACCCGGCGCCGTGGCGGCCGGCAACACGTCGAGATCGATCGTCAGATAGACGTCGTCCGCCGCGTCCAGCAACTTCTGAAGCTCATTCAGACGCTGCGGCAGTTGTGCCTCCTGCATATCGACGTCGAACACGTAGTGCACGCCGAGTCGCTCCGCATGCGCGAACAGCGAAGCTGTATTGCTGAGATCGCTGATGCCGAAGC
Above is a genomic segment from Paraburkholderia aromaticivorans containing:
- a CDS encoding glutaminase gives rise to the protein MSDQNYQAILEQIHRDIEPWRTAGRAADYIPELANVPANSFGMAVVTTAGDVYRVGQADTRFSIQSISKLFACTMAFRLLGDALWRRVGREPSGTAFNSLVQLEAEKGKPRNPFINAGALVVTDVLCRRFVNAETALVEFMRRLTGESTIDYDMRVAQSELQHAHRNRAMAHFMASFGNLEMPPEAVIDAYCRQCAISMNCIELAKAALFLANGGVAPISGERILDASSAKRLSALMLTCGTYDAAGDFVYRVGLPAKSGVGGGIVAVLPEEMAVCVWSPGLDANGNSLAGVEALERLTTLTGRSIF